AAGTTTTAGTGCTATTCGCGCAACATCATCTGCAGTTGATGCTCCGAGCACCTCATTTTTAAGTGCAGGGTCAGACTTCATTTTCTTTAAAAATGCTTCAAGTTGATCTAAAGCCATATCAGAAATTCCTATTTTTATTAGCTGCTTATATCTTAAAAAGAGAAACCATTACAGGCTTCAAGCAGATTCTACTATCCTTTCAAGATATCGACAATGAGCGGAAGTCCCAATTGTAAAGTTCTCTGTTGAGCTTGCAGGTTGGGTGAAGCGCCAGCATAATTCAACCCTCTGATAGTTTTCTTGCCAAACAACATACCCTAAGCGCAAAAGTTCCTTTACCCATCCATGCGCGATCGCCGCGCCCAAATCCCAGCAGCCACCTAACGAAAAAGTTTAGCTGACAGATCCAATACTTATTTATAGTTAGAGCGCACCACATTTACCACCTTGGAGACAGTGATGCCCATCGACCAATATCTCGGTACATGGGAGCTCGTGCCCGAACTGTCGTTATACGAGGCCGCTACCCCCCCAGCGAGTGGTCGCTATACGATCGCCGAGTCAGCCCCTGGCGTGCTCACCCTGCACGTGCGCTGGCAGATCGAACCCAACGGTCCAGCGAACGAAATCACCTTTGGCGGCCAAGCAGACGGAACCCCACACCCGCTTCCCGCATTGCCAGACGCTCCCACCGACGGCCCCGACGCCCACACGCTAACGCGGGTCGATGCACACACCCTCGACAGCACCGCGCTAGCCGGTGGTGTAGCGATCGCATCGGCACGCCGGGTCGCCTCCAAAGACGGCTCGTTGCTGGCAGTTGTGCAAGAGCAGACAGACACCACCGGCCGCCGAACCCGCAACTTCCAGGTCTATCGCCGTGTAGCGACCGAGTTCGCCGACACCGACGCGCGCATGCCCTAACGGGGCGTTGCACCCAACAACGCGGCTCGACCAAGATCGTGCACTCACTGTGCTGGCGTAGCCCCATAACAACGTAGTCGCAGAATCAAGGCATTACGACCAGCAGGATCTTGCAAAGCTTGAGCGACTTGCAGCGATTGCTGCTCCTGACCAATCTGAGCATATTTCAGCGCGATCGCCGCCAACAAGCTGCCTCGATCTTGCTCGTCTTCAACGGATAACGGATTTTCACCACCTCGAACGTTAATGGTCTGCGATTCCTCACCGGGAATGGTTTGCGCTATCTGAAAGGCCTGAGCCAAAGAACTTGCCGCTTGCGATCGCTGACCCAGCTGGGTGTAGCGATCGGCGATTTTAAGCAGCAGAGTTGTTTTTGTGGCTGGGTCGTCCAAACGGTTTAGCGTCGCGAGTGCAGTTGATAGGTCCCCGCCCTCAATTGCTGCCGCGATCGCCTCAGCGATTGCGGCAGAACGGCGCACGGGTGCATCAAGAATAGCGTCCGTCACCTGAATCGCGGCCTGATGTTGCTTGGCAGCGGAAAATTGTGCAGAAATTGCCTGTAGCGTAGAAAGACGACTTTCCTCATCTTCGATCGTTTTCACCAGCTCAACCGCTTGATTCAATAGTTGCGTCGCTGCTTCGGGTTGATTGGCTCTAAAGTGTTCATCTGCGATCGCCCTGAGCACTTCGGCTTTTTCAGCAGCAGAATCAATTGTGTTGGCCAGCTGAACAGACTGGTTAAACAGTTCAGTCGCTGGGTCAATTTGTTGAACAACCAGCTGAACCTGGGCCGCAACAACCGCAAAAACTTGAGCCTGAAAGCCAGGATCAACATTTTCCTGGGCAATGGCTTGAGCACGATCAAACTCTCCAGCCTCGGCAAAACCACGAGCAATTTGCAAAAATAGGCGATCGCGCCACTCAACATAGGTTGGTGAAATAGCCTGCGCAATTTTCAGAGCATCATCATAGCGGTTAGCGGCGATCGCTTGATTAGCAAGCTGGGTTAGATCCTGAGCGCGACTATAGGATACGGATGTCTGTTCTGGTTCTTCTGCAAGATCGACCGTCTGCACCACCTGCAACGCCAGATCGTAATATCCGCTCTGCACTGCCTGATCGATCAACTGCTGTCTGACCAGGTTGCGGCTACTAATGTCTGCGATCGCAGCAATGTTTTGCACTGCCTGAGTTAAGGCAGCTTGAGCGCGCTCGGTCTGTCCGGCTTCGGCATAGAGCAAGGCGATCGCGCCGTACCCGGTTGCTTTCGCCGTTGGGTCGTCAAAATCTCCAACGAAACGCAGGGCATCATCACGTTGCCCCGCTGCGGCATACCGCACAATGATCGCAACGGCTGCCTGCTCTCGTTCAGAAACTGTGGTGCGAGTGCGAGCGCTAATTTCTAGCGCCTGACCCAACAGTTCAGCGGCGCGATCAGGTTGTCTGGCTCCAGCATACCGACCAGCGATCGCACCGAGAATGATGGCTCTCTGGTCATCCGCCGGTATATCTAAGGCGATCGCAACAGCACGATCAAGTAGTCTAGTTTGATTGAGTTGTCCACCTTGATTGAGCTGTCCAGCCTTCAAGTATTCATCGATCACAGCGATCATAGCGATGGACTGGTAATAAGGAGCATCCTCAATCTGCTGCGCGACTTGTAGGGCGCGATCGGGTTCGCCAAGCTGAGCATAGAGTCGAGCGATTGGCTCTAGCGCCCATGCCCTGCGGTTGGCATCGGGATAGGTAGCAGCTTGAGCAAACTGAAGCGACTGCGCCAAGATAGGAACAGCCGCTTGCAGCTGACGAATCGCCACATAAACTTGAGCAATGTCGGTCAACGCTTTGGTTTGAAACTCTGCGCCGCTAATCGACTGGCTTGCTTGCAAGGCCTTAGTCAAAACGGGTTGAGCTTGCTGCGGCTGCTCCAAGATGCCGTAGTAACGGGCGATCGAGGTGAGAGTTCGAGTTTTTATGGCACTATAGCCGCTGCTTAAGCTCTGCGTGACCTGCACCGCCTGCGGCAAAACGGCGGCAACCTGCTGCCGCTGCGGTGGATTAGCCTGATTGACCAGTTGCTCTAACAGACTGCGATCGGCACTACCTTCATAGCTGTTGATAATTTGATCAAGCAACGTAACTTTGGCTCCAACATCCTCCACCTGCCCGATCGCTTCAAACGCTTGAGCTAGGGCGATCGCAGCTGCCTCGGTCTGCCCATCGTTGACATGCTGCCGCGCCTGATCAACCAGTCCATTTGCGACAGACTGCTCTAGCTGAGTTTGCTCTGTTGCACAATCGATCGCACTGCTTGCTGGAGGCATCACCGCTGGGGCAGTAGCTTGACTAATTTGAACGGCCAAAGCAGCCGGACAAAGTGCCACTAAACACGCGACGGCACTCAGCGTTTTCAACCCTTGAGAAAACAGAAACATTACAAAGCCCTGCGATCGGATGTATAAAGGAAATCTCAGAAATTCAAAACTTGTTAAGAACAAGCACGAGGAGTCAAGGGCTTTGGATTACCTACTTTGCAAACAAGACTGATTGAGCCGAGGTGCCCTAACTACAATTGACGTATTTGCGATCGCAGCTATAGCTATGTTTGTGCCAGTTGTTTATTTGGAACGGTAAACTTATTAACTCAGCCGCTATATTTAGGCTCTGCCGCAAAAGCTATTGAAGAAGTGCTGGAATACCTCTCTTCTAAGATGACCGAAACCAAAATTCTCGACAACTTTCTCGATCTAACGCAAGAAAATCTAAAGGACTGATGGCCTATGGTGCGATCGTGAGCATCGGTGCCAAATAGTATGAGGAGCGAGCCAATGTCAGCCATCAACGACCTAAATTCGCAGCGTTTCTATCACGGCACAAAGGCCAACCTTAAGCCAGGCGACCTAATCGTGCCCGGCTATAACTCTAACTACGGCAAGCAGAAAAAAGCAGCCTACGTTTATCTAACCGCCACCTTAGATGCGGCCATCTGGGGGGCCGAGCTAGCTCTTGGTGAAGCGCCTGGCAGAATTTACATCTTGAAACCAACTGGCCCAATCGAAGACGACCCCAATCTGACTGACAAGAAATTCCCCGGCAACCCGACCAAGTCATACCGCACCCACGATCCGCTTCGGGTCACGGGCGAGATCACAGATTGGCAGGGGCACTCCCCCGAACAGCTCAAAGCCATGCACGACAACCTTGAGCGACTTAAGCAGCTTGGTGTTGAGGCGATCGAGGATTGAGGTTCTATAAGTTGTGTGGAGCGCCAGCGTAACCCAACTTCCCTGATAGTTTTCCTACCAAATAACTCCACCCCAAGCGCACAAATTCCTTCACCCATCCATGCGCTACCGCCGAGCCCAAACCCCAGGGGCCACTTACTTTTTTACTGTCGTCACTTACAATCGGCAATCCCTGTTTCACAGCAACGAAACCGTAGCCCTACTTCGCAAAGCCTTTCATATCGCCAAAACAGAGTCTCCCTTCACCATCGACGCTATCGTCATTTTGCCCGACCATGTCCACAGCATTTGGTCCCTGCCCCAAGGTGACGCCGACTTTCCCTCCCGGTGGAAGCGCATCAAAGCCCGGTTTAGCCTGTGGTGCCCTGAAGACTACAAACAACAACAATCTACTGCCCGCCTTCGCAAAGGAGAGCAAGCCATCTGGCAGCGACGGTTTTGGGAACATCAAATTCGCAATGAGGCCGACTTTAGCCAGCATGTAGATTACATTCACTACAATCCGGTGAAACACAATTTGGTAAGTGGACCGAAAGATTGGCCCTATTCGAGCTTTCACCGCCATGTTGCAGATGGGGCTTATTCGGCAGATTGGGGCACAACACAAGCAGTTGAGTTTGATGAAGAAATTGGTCGTGAGTAAGAGATGAAAGCTTAGGTTGAAGGTGTTGGGTTTCACTGCGTTTCACCCAACCTACCCTGCTAATTTCTGGTGACTAAATGGTGGATGAAATCTGCGTCGGGCTGATTGGCTATGGCATGGCGGCTCGTACCTTCCACGTGCCGGTTATTCAGTCAGTTCCTCACCTGAGGCTAACGAAAGTTGTAACGCGCCATCACGACCCCGCGCTCGATCGCGCTCCATCGGTTGAGGTGGTGCAAGACGCCGCCACCCTTCTGCAAGACGAAGCAATTCACCTAGTCGTGATCGCGACTCCCAATCGCTCCCATTTTGAGTTGGCCAGCCAGTCCCTACTCGCTAACAAGCACGTTGTGGTCGAAAAGCCATTCACCACATCGTCGGCCCAGGCCCAGCAGTTGATCGATCTGGCGCGCAAGCAAAACAGGCTGATCAGCGTCCATCACAACCGGCGGTGGGATGGCGATTTTCAGACCGTAAAACAGCTGTTGAGCACCAATCTTCTGGGCCGTTTGGTCGAATACGAGGCCCATTACGATCGCTTCAGAAATTTCCTTCGGCCCAACGCCTGGCGAGAAGAAGCGGGCGAGGGCAGCGGTATTCTCTTCGATCTTGGCTCTCACCTGATCGATCAGGCGCAGGTTTTATTTGGCTTGCCGCAGATGGTGACTGCCGACCTCAGAGTGCAGCGCGATTTTGCCCAGGCGATCGACAATTTTGATCTAACGCTGCACTACAACGGGCTCAAAGTGATTCTCAAAGGGGGAATGCTGGTGCGCGGGCAGGAGCCCCATTTCATTCTGCACGGCTCGGCAGGATCCTTCGTCAAATATGGCATGGACCCGCAAGAGGAGGCGCTAAAGCGCGGCCTCACCCCGGCTGAACCTGGCTGGGGTGAGGAGCCAAAGGAGCGCTGGGGAATGCTCAACACGCAAATCGACGGGCTGCACGTAGAAGGGCAGGTGGAAACGCTGGCGGGCAGCTACCAGGCCTATTATCAAAACGTAGCTGATGCGATCGCCGGACGCGCCGAGCTAGCGGTTAAGCCCGAAGAGGCGCGAGACACCATTCGCATCATCGAGCTAGCAATGCAAAGTAACGAACAAAAATGCACGCTTCCCCTCTCTGTGTAAATTGAACCCAGTAGCGAGGGAGGGCTAGAAAGCGCTAACCCTTCAGCAAAAGTAAACATGAGTAATGGAAATTCCGACTGACATACTTCCTTTCTTCCAGAGCGCTGGTTGGTACCCAGAGCGCAGAGTCGCTTTACCAAACAAAGCACAAAGTTTAATTCCGGAGGGGCACCCAGCAGCCATGATCTTGTCCACATTCAGTGGCTTAAGGGTCGGTCGTGTCGGGCTGGGCGAAGAATGTGCAGCGAGCGACATCATCTTCGGCTTGATCGAGGACAGTGAAGATGCCGTGGGGAAGTGGAATGATTTGCTTAAAACGAAACTCATCGGGGTCGCAGAGTATCACCACTCGCACGGGGAACTATTCATAGACGCCGTTGGGAAATGCTACAGCCTAGGGCTACAGGATACGTTCTGTTTTGAAGGTGATAATTTCAATCAGGCAGCGCGGAATCTGCTATTGGGGAGGCGCTCACGTCCAATGCTATTGCCGGGGGAAGAGTCGGTAATGGTATACGGGGAGATTTATACGGCCGAGAGTCCTGAGGTGTACAGGTATTAGCTTTGCCCTGCGGGGAAACCCAACGATGTGCCCAATGCATCCGACGTGAATGAGCAGGCTTCTCTTCGGAGCGGATGCATTGAGCGGCTTAGCTAGCAGTGCACAGGATAGTTAGGACAGGTTTCTACAGGCATCATCGACGGCGTTCCAGAGGGTATCGAGAGCGCTTAGCGTCTTGCGAAAATAATGTTTTAGCAAAGCCTAGAGTTTTTCAATCTTGTTGAAGTCTGGCGAATAGGTGGTATGAACAGGACTGTGCAACCAGCCTGCTCAATTAAGCCTTGAGTGTGCTGAGACTTGTGGAAGCTAGCGTTGTCCGTCACGATGACCTGCCTAAGGCACAATTAAGGCACTAGATATTGCAGATGAAGGTGTAGTTTCATTTGCTTTATCAGAGTTGGTTTGTTCCATTAGGCCACAGATAGGAAGTGGGAATATTATTA
The sequence above is a segment of the Leptolyngbya subtilissima AS-A7 genome. Coding sequences within it:
- a CDS encoding Nif11-like leader peptide family natural product precursor; the encoded protein is MALDQLEAFLKKMKSDPALKNEVLGASTADDVARIALKLGFEFSGDELLRMSGKNFGGVTVVKTVLPGEYN
- the arr gene encoding NAD(+)--rifampin ADP-ribosyltransferase; this translates as MSAINDLNSQRFYHGTKANLKPGDLIVPGYNSNYGKQKKAAYVYLTATLDAAIWGAELALGEAPGRIYILKPTGPIEDDPNLTDKKFPGNPTKSYRTHDPLRVTGEITDWQGHSPEQLKAMHDNLERLKQLGVEAIED
- a CDS encoding REP-associated tyrosine transposase: MRYRRAQTPGATYFFTVVTYNRQSLFHSNETVALLRKAFHIAKTESPFTIDAIVILPDHVHSIWSLPQGDADFPSRWKRIKARFSLWCPEDYKQQQSTARLRKGEQAIWQRRFWEHQIRNEADFSQHVDYIHYNPVKHNLVSGPKDWPYSSFHRHVADGAYSADWGTTQAVEFDEEIGRE
- a CDS encoding oxidoreductase gives rise to the protein MVDEICVGLIGYGMAARTFHVPVIQSVPHLRLTKVVTRHHDPALDRAPSVEVVQDAATLLQDEAIHLVVIATPNRSHFELASQSLLANKHVVVEKPFTTSSAQAQQLIDLARKQNRLISVHHNRRWDGDFQTVKQLLSTNLLGRLVEYEAHYDRFRNFLRPNAWREEAGEGSGILFDLGSHLIDQAQVLFGLPQMVTADLRVQRDFAQAIDNFDLTLHYNGLKVILKGGMLVRGQEPHFILHGSAGSFVKYGMDPQEEALKRGLTPAEPGWGEEPKERWGMLNTQIDGLHVEGQVETLAGSYQAYYQNVADAIAGRAELAVKPEEARDTIRIIELAMQSNEQKCTLPLSV
- a CDS encoding SUKH-3 domain-containing protein, yielding MEIPTDILPFFQSAGWYPERRVALPNKAQSLIPEGHPAAMILSTFSGLRVGRVGLGEECAASDIIFGLIEDSEDAVGKWNDLLKTKLIGVAEYHHSHGELFIDAVGKCYSLGLQDTFCFEGDNFNQAARNLLLGRRSRPMLLPGEESVMVYGEIYTAESPEVYRY